Proteins from one Candidatus Nezhaarchaeales archaeon genomic window:
- a CDS encoding ATP cone domain-containing protein has protein sequence MELRKERVKSNVVNVPLEIILLAAVDVLGENVEEKRENDEIILTAKSSICPPLIKIRRVGEDTYEVITTSRCDIKDCTYWERCARLDGERQSLLVKTINELAERTAATFKLLRWTPERVDEISLAKVIDRITSRGELLPTVVKRDKSVEEFMTEKITISCLKAGAPLTVAREIAHIVAAAVKGKSRVSSGEIREIVVSELRKRNPKWEENWIKFEKTVKKV, from the coding sequence TTGGAGTTAAGGAAGGAACGGGTAAAGAGTAACGTAGTTAACGTCCCCCTAGAGATAATATTGCTGGCCGCCGTGGACGTATTAGGTGAAAACGTTGAAGAGAAAAGGGAGAACGACGAAATAATCCTAACGGCTAAATCAAGCATCTGTCCACCGCTCATTAAGATAAGGCGGGTCGGCGAGGATACCTATGAGGTTATAACAACTAGCCGCTGCGACATTAAGGATTGTACCTACTGGGAGCGTTGCGCTAGGCTTGATGGTGAGCGCCAATCCCTCCTCGTAAAAACAATCAACGAACTCGCTGAACGTACGGCGGCTACGTTTAAGCTCCTACGATGGACACCCGAACGGGTCGACGAAATAAGCTTAGCGAAGGTTATAGATAGGATAACGAGTAGAGGGGAATTACTACCAACGGTAGTCAAGAGGGATAAAAGCGTTGAGGAATTCATGACCGAGAAGATCACGATAAGCTGCCTAAAAGCCGGCGCCCCTCTAACAGTAGCAAGGGAAATAGCACATATCGTAGCAGCCGCTGTAAAGGGTAAAAGCAGGGTTTCAAGCGGGGAAATACGTGAAATAGTAGTAAGCGAGTTAAGGAAGCGTAACCCTAAATGGGAGGAAAACTGGATCAAATTTGAGAAAACCGTTAAGAAGGTTTAA